The Lolium perenne isolate Kyuss_39 chromosome 6, Kyuss_2.0, whole genome shotgun sequence genome segment AATATACAGTTAGCATGAATCACTAAGCAAATTTAATGGGCTGTGGCACTTTCTTTAGTTACAATCTCACTTGCAATTGAAAAAATCTTAGTTGTAATCCAAGCTACAACGTATAAGTCCAtgaattgcgatgataatccgatGGTGTAAGATTCGAGTGGAGCTAAGTTGATTATCAATTGAGAATTAGAAAAACTATTAGCCTATTCATTTTTGAAGACCCAAGCACATCTTTTTTATGAAAAGGTCAACCAATATATTAATAAACATCAACAGCAGTAAAAGATACttcctccatcccactgtatctaaAAAAGTTGAGCAGCTTATTTTGGGATGAGGGAGTACTCAAAATTACAAATAGGTTACTAGACCACCTAGTGATGACTACATGGTGTGAGCCGATGGTGCGCCGTCGTCAACCTCGCTCCTCCATCAATGAAGCCAGACAAAACTTATTGTAATAGAACTTGTTATTATAGACCAAAGAGAAGTTATCGTCATAAGACCCAACATCCAACGCGTCACAGAGACAACCATCGCCAATGACAAGACTTGTAGATCGAAATATTCAGACCTACAATCATAACAACGAACACGCAAACCGACTAGATTTTGGGTCACGTACCCTCCAACGTCTCTAGACACACCACCCGGTGCAAGGACATCTCGCATGCAAAAGTTCAGAAACTGAACAGAACCAATCTGACCTTTCTCAAAAGACCAGAGACAGAATGTGACAATCTCATAATCATCTAAGAAAATCTGAGTCAAAATCGGACGCCATGCTATTGCCAAAGACTATCTGTATGCTTACGTAGGGACTTGCACTAGCTAGAACACGTACGGCACTCTTTGATTGGCACAGCTAGAACACGTACGGCACTCTTTGATTGGCACAGCTAGAAGTAGGATAAAAATCTGTCGTGTCGGGCGGAAGAAGTGAAACGCGGTTGCTTGCATGCATTGTTGCAGGCCGCCGAACCAGCTGAAGCTATCTTGGCTCTTGACCGATCGATCTTCCATGGCGCAACGCATGTTTTACACCGCCGTTATGGACGATCAAATCCAATCTTGTTACACGCTTAATGACATGACCATAGTTTAGGCGTCAACTCGCACGCCGACGCGGCAACACGCACTGCTTTGACAAACCCGGCCGTGAAGACCAGGACCACCGGAGAGATCGACcaccgtcgtcgacctcgagtggACGGCCAACTAATTAAGTTCAGCGAACTGATCGAACCGTGCATCAATGCATGCATCAGAGGACTAGGAGGGCATGAGTTTTTCCAGAAATAATCAGATGTTCGCAGCATCAGCACAAAAGGAAAATGTTCAGGGCGCAGATAGTATCCGAATCAAGCACTCTAGGAGAGTAGGAATTACTTCTGGCAAGTCTCGTTGGTAATTGAGAAAGCTGTTAGTGGTAAACAGGTGTGCATGTTCCCTCTTTCGAACCGTCGAATCAATCACTTGCTAACACATATTACAACCTAGGCAAGCTTAGGTCATACTAAATCGATCTTAGGAGTTAGGACTGGCCGGACAGGGGCCGAGGACCACTTTCTTACAGGCAAGCAGCCACCACGTATACGACCCGCCGATCAGTTTTTTAAACTCAGTTTCTCGGAAGTGCTCATAGAGGTAGGGTCTGCCATATGTTTATAGAGGTGAGTGTATGTATATATTTGTAAACGTTGTTTGTACTGTGTTTTCGAAGAAAAATATTGGCTACCCTTCACACGTACTCCTACTTCACCTTTGTTGTGCACTACTCCATAGGCCATAATTTAATCAAGTATATCTCTCACCGAAACGCCAACAATGGCAACATATGCCGATCAACGGCAATTGTTTCCTCCactgcgccatggttttcacggcGACCGGCGATGGAAAGTGTATACACTGCTCGTATGCACCGAGCCGACCTACACAGCCGGGTTGAGACGGATTACCCCTTAAGGCCTCATTTGGTAGCTGGGGAACACGACAGATCCACAACTTTTCCCTGGTTAGGCAAAGCATGGGCCGATTGACCCAAGGAAGCCCATCGTGGCCATTTCTTTGTCCAGGAGGAAGAGAGCCCCGGTCTTTCCTCGACCCTTCCTTGGGCAAGcaggggcggagccaggatttGCAAGCGACAAGAATGGCATGTGTAGTGTAAAGTAATATACGAAAAATATTAAGTGTAACGCAAAATTGCATATCAAGTTAGCCACATATGTTTTAAAGTGAGCCAATAAGACAATAACATTATACATATATCGATATAATTGACATAAAAATGATCTCAAAAGATAAAATTGATAAGATAACCTATCTGTTTTGACTACTTTTCTGCAAGTTAAAAATTAGCCATACGCTCACCATCTGCCAAAAACTTGATCCAAAACTTCAACACTAGGCCAAGCAAAAACAATTTACTTGAAGAATCATATTATCCATCTTTGTTTTCAACTAAGAAATAGATGAACGGTAGCCAATGGGGAATTAGATCAGATTACCAATACTTATAAATAGTATGCCCTATCATACCTACGAAACCAGTGGCGCAGATGTATGGCAAGCGAGCTACGATGATCAGCGGCAGCCGCCGCATTCGCTGCTACTCTCGGCTGCTTCGACAAGTCGCCGATCAAATCCAAGGTTTACCGCCGCCGGTTGGCGTCCTAGAACTAGCGAGATCGATCGATCTGATCGAGCGGAGACAGCAGATGATGGCCAACGACCAGGGTCCACAATCAATGGCCTATACGACAAACAGGTATATGGGCTGTTTTGGTTGTGCTGGGCTTCAATGCGTGCGTAGCAACAAAACTTGGGCTTAAGTATTGCTAATTAGCTAACTATGTACGGCAACATCCATAGGCATAAAGCACTGCCTCAGTTTCTCCACAGGCGACAGGATGACTTTTGGGCATGGCACCATGATCGGAAGGGAATGTTTTCAGTTCGTTCAGCATACAATATGTTGATTGCGACGCGAGATAGAAGAGAAGCATGGCTGGATCATCGGCCATCGAGCTCGAACGAGTCCCGGGTACAGAAAGAATGGGGCTCACTTTGGCGTACACGAGTGCCATCCAAGGTGAAGGTGTTCTTGTGGAGATTAGCCAAACATTCGATTCCAACAAATGAAGAAAGACATCGGCGACATATGGCTGACACTAGTTCGTGCCAACTTTGTGGAATGCACGACTCTTGGAGACATGCGCTGATAGACTGTACCATGTCGAGGTGTGTCTGGGCGTTGGTGGATGATGAGATCACCGAGCACGTGTCACACTCGGAAGATGTCGACGCGAGATCATGGTTGTCCAATATGATCGCGACGTTGAAGTGTGATGACCAAGTTAGGGTTTTTATCACTCTGTGGGCGATTTGGCACGCCCGACGAAAGGCTATACATGAGCAGCTGTACCAAAGTCCATTGTCGGTGCATTGTTTTGTGGAGAACTTCATTGCCGATCTAAAGCAGGGTGaagagaaggagaagaggaaccAAGGGGGGCGGAGGGAACAACACATCCCCGCTTGGGTTCCACCACCTCCTGGAATGATCAAGATAAACGTAGACGCGGCCGTGGGAAAGAACTCAGGCCGCGGAACGGTGGCCGCGGTGGCAAGGAATGATAGTGGACTCTTTTTGGGGGCTTCTGCTGTTGTCTTTCCTGGTCGCACGGTAGCGGAGACATTGGAAGCGTTGGCATGCAGAGAAGCCATCGCTTTGGCTCGAGACCTAGATGCTCGTCAGGTATGTGTGGCGAGCGACTGCCAGAATGTTATCAGAAGTATGGAGGAGGGAACGATGGGTAGCTACGCCCACATTGTGCGGGAGATCACCGAGTCGAGGAGGGAGTTTGCTGAACTCGTGTTTCGCTATGAAGGAAGAAGAACAAATAAGGAGGCTCATAATTTGGCTAGAAGCGTAGTTTATGCCGACCAAGGTCGGAGTGTTTGGTTTTTCAATCCGCCTGATGGTTGTGGTATTCCTGTATCTGTTACGGATTAATAAAGGCGGAtaattttctcaaaaaaaaaaaaaaaaaaactatgtaCGGCAAGAAGTGCATACATATACGCATACTAGTACATGTAGCTGGTGAATTTCCATGAGGGGGGCGATCCATtggggggtgggggtgggggtgggggggggggggggggttctgaCCCCTGCTCGCCCCCCTCTCCCTCCGCAGGGCAAGTGTTCCAGGACTAGATAGGTCAGGAATATATAACCATTGCCTTATTTGTTCTCTTGTCGAGCATCAAGGGGAGACGGCGGCGTTGGTTCCCTTGCCTTCCTTTTCCTTCCTCTGCGTGTCCAAATGCAATGACTATTTTTCCGTGGCGGGGGAGTTTCCTTTGTGAGCAAAGAATTCCCTGTTGGGTTTTGCTGCCTAGGTTTTTTGGGCCCCAACAGCCAAATATCTACTCCACCTGTGCTCTGCACTACTCCATAGGTCTGTAATTTAATCAAAGTATATCTCTCACCGAAACGCCAAGAATGGCAACTCATCCCGATCAAATGTAATTGTTTGCTTCCCAGCGCAATGGCTGTCACGACGACCAGTGATGGAAAATGGATACACTGATCGTATGCACCCACCTGACCTACACAGCCGGGTTGAGCGGGATCACCCCCTAAGGCCTCGTTTGGTAGCTAGGGAACCCGACGGATCCACGACCTTTCCCTGGCTAGAGAAGACATGGGCCGATTGACCCAAGGAAGCCTATCATGGCCATTTGGTTGTCCACGAGGAAGAGAGCCCGGCCCTTCCTCGACCCTTTCCTAGGCGAGCGTTCCACGACTCGATAGGTGGGGAATAGAACCCTCGCCCCGCTCGCTCTCTTCTCGTGTGTCAAAGGGAGATGGCGATGTTGGGTTGCCTTGCCTTCCTTTTCCTTCCTCTACGTGACCAAATGGAAATGACTATTTTACCAAGAGTGTTTCCTTTATGCGCATGGAATTTCCCCGCGGGATTTGCTGCCTAGGTTTTCGAGGTCCAACAACCAAATTAGCCCTAAATGTAATCCAACTTTATCCTTATCGACTAACCAACCAACTGGGGCAGACACTCAGTAATGGTGATATCTGCCCATGTTTAGTCTCTCCTCTGTCCTACCCTGCATTTCATGTGTGGCACTCAGCACATAAAGAGTGCAACATGTGGACGACACTTGTATCCTACTTGGTTGCACATGATAACATGTGACAATTCAGTTTCACTTGACAGTTTCCATGCATTGCCATGCATGCGTAGAGGCATGGACACGCAACCATAGAGAAAGTGAATCCCTTGGGTAGCTCCCCCGTGGGCGACTCCAGGGCACCCCCAAACCTAACCTCCACAACAATCCTCCACCACCCTCCCCCCTCGCCGCCACTAGCGGGAGCTGCCAAGCAAAGCCCGAGCGGTGTCCGCGGGCGATAGCCCTTCCTCCACCCGGCGCAGGTTGTAACGTCCCAAGCTTGTTATCataaataaatgagtgttcatgtgcatctcatgcatgtagtttgagtttgaacaaaatttgcatctccattttTGAATTATGCAAATCCCTCTGTGTTTCTTCCTCCTTCAAATCTTGCAAGTTTTCAATATCAGGCAACATGGTCTTGTTGTTATTTCAATAAGACATGTGTGTTTAATAtcctctctgcaaaatttgagttcaaacaaaattcaaaacagatttgaaattagattttgagaagagaaacaaaaatcaaaaaaaagagaAACCCTCTCTCTCCCTAACCTGGGCTCAGCCCATCCCCTTCTTTTTTTTTCCCTCTCTGGCCGCGGCCCAGCTCGGCCCAGCCGCACCCCCACCAGCCCAACATACCCCacagggggttttctgcaaatTTGCGTTTCTTCCCCGCAGGCCAAAGCAGCTCGGTGGCCGCACGCCGGCCGAGCGATGGCTCCGGCGGCCCCGATGCTCCCCGCCGCCCCCCGGCGGCCATAAATAgccgtgccgccgccgcccgaAGCCCTAGCTCCCCTTTTACCCCTCTCCCGCACTCTCCTGCGCCACCCCAGACCTAACCCTACTGCTTGCAGGGACGGCCGGAGTCGCCGTCGATTCGTCGCCGGCGAGCGTCCCCAGCCACCGCCGACCTCACCAACGCGTCCAGGGTGAGTCCCTGGCCCCCCCGGTACCCTCGGCCCGCTCCCCCTCACCCTGTAGCGCCGCCTCCACGAGGCACCTGCCCCGGCCGCCGCAGAGGCTCGCCGCCGGCCGTGCTCCGGCGGCCAATaatgggcggcgccgccaccaatcgCCTCAGCGCGTCGCCCCGCGCCGTTTCCCCCACGCGCGCGCCCCTGCAACCCGCCCAAGCGCCGGATTGAGTTCAGCCCGAGCTCAATTTCGAGCTCATGgccatgctgacgtcagcatgacatcAGCATGACGCCATAATTGCTTTTTACTATTTTTTCTGTATTTTTTCTGTTATTAATTTCTGTATTTTTTTAAATAGGAAATACTATGACAGGTGGACCCTATCTGTCAGGATTTTATTAATTTAGGAAAtatttagaaaagaataaaattatgacaagtgggtccaaattattaaacttttattattatttatataattttctgaaattgatttaaaatgaattaaacttgggaaattcataaataattcattttaaatcagaaaaatataaaattatatatcaaaatgatcagaaaaacaaatcctagttgtttatccatgtttcatacatctttgaaccaattaaatatgagccttagtagaaaccctaatttgacccctctcatatgtcggggttcgaagccgaacccctttaatttccatcgatgcacctagggttacccaaacccctttaatatgacatgtcatcatattttatgtgcattgcattgtaccttgtcttgattgtgctcttcctttccggtatttggttcttctcgatagggaccgaacgcgagcctgagatcaacgcccccgaagagcagcacccgaacaacgagggacaaggcaagccctaacctggttcatatatggtttcgaaatgctttacttctggttcttacatattgcatccgcttcaaatttGTTGTATCGgcagttgtagatatcctatgtgtgcatattccatccttgtagcccagagttactgatccaccgctcccagcaaaactaggtctgagcttgttcgcatcgctagagccgtatatgtgttatgcttagccatgcttagctgttgaagtctgatccatccggttgatgaatcagagctacgaatgaacctaatttgacaggatgacgtggtaagatcagtgatgatgttaataaacatgctaaagtcttggatgggccgccacatggggatgtggtgatttgacttgttctcgccgatactaggacctgagttctcgccttcggaaccaagactgagcgtacagccacacggggcctatgggaaccccttggcccgaacttacctagcttacccatgagtcaattagtttgcgagttccatttgccatacgcatggggaaaaggtggaaaaggttttcaaagtgcatcatacagggcgtggctagggtgaaggatgctggaggcattgaactggatcccctgcgcacaatgaccgggaccacctcggagaatggctacctacgatgacggagctccccagttagtt includes the following:
- the LOC127310273 gene encoding uncharacterized protein encodes the protein MSRCVWALVDDEITEHVSHSEDVDARSWLSNMIATLKCDDQVRVFITLWAIWHARRKAIHEQLYQSPLSVHCFVENFIADLKQGEEKEKRNQGGRREQHIPAWVPPPPGMIKINVDAAVGKNSGRGTVAAVARNDSGLFLGASAVVFPGRTVAETLEALACREAIALARDLDARQVCVASDCQNVIRSMEEGTMGSYAHIVREITESRREFAELVFRYEGRRTNKEAHNLARSVVYADQGRSVWFFNPPDGCGIPVSVTD